One genomic window of Burkholderia diffusa includes the following:
- a CDS encoding GNAT family N-acetyltransferase yields the protein MRELPTPTLPFASLPLDTSRRHLPRAAETVTSEYRLRAAWARTEDELREAQRLRYTVFAEEMGAQVSGPSGLDVDPFDAYCDHLLVRDLDTLKVVGTYRVLPPHQAARVGRLYAEGEFDLSRLTHLRGKMVEVGRSCVHSDYRSGAVIMALWGGLGAYMMQNGYETMLGCASVSMADGGHYAANLYQSLPANSLTAPEYRAFPHTALPVDELQTGTVVAPPPLIKGYLRLGAKICGAPAWDPDFNCADFLTLFRLSDINARYARHFLG from the coding sequence ATGCGAGAACTGCCGACGCCTACGCTCCCCTTTGCCTCGCTTCCCCTCGACACGTCGCGGCGTCACCTGCCGCGCGCTGCTGAAACCGTCACATCCGAGTACCGTCTGCGCGCCGCCTGGGCGCGCACGGAAGACGAACTGCGCGAGGCCCAGCGCCTGCGTTACACCGTGTTCGCCGAAGAAATGGGCGCGCAGGTCAGTGGTCCGTCCGGTCTCGATGTCGATCCGTTCGATGCCTATTGCGATCATCTGCTGGTGCGCGATCTCGATACGCTGAAGGTGGTCGGCACGTACCGTGTGTTGCCGCCGCACCAGGCCGCGCGTGTGGGCCGTCTGTACGCCGAAGGCGAATTCGACCTGTCACGCCTCACGCACCTGCGCGGCAAGATGGTTGAAGTCGGCCGCTCGTGCGTGCACAGCGACTACCGCAGCGGCGCCGTCATCATGGCGCTCTGGGGCGGTCTCGGCGCGTACATGATGCAGAACGGCTACGAGACGATGCTCGGCTGCGCGAGCGTGTCGATGGCCGACGGCGGACACTATGCGGCGAACCTGTATCAGTCGCTGCCGGCCAACTCGCTGACGGCGCCGGAATATCGCGCGTTCCCGCATACGGCGCTGCCGGTCGACGAACTGCAGACGGGCACCGTCGTTGCACCGCCGCCGCTGATCAAGGGCTATCTGCGTCTCGGTGCGAAGATTTGCGGCGCGCCGGCGTGGGATCCCGACTTCAACTGCGCGGACTTCCTGACGCTGTTCCGGCTGTCGGACATCAACGCGCGCTACGCCCGACACTTCCTGGGCTGA
- a CDS encoding MATE family efflux transporter, whose translation MSESALPHGAGTGSAAVSHRRVLALAFPIVLANLTQPILGAVDTAVAGHLDGAQYLGGVALGGLFFNFVFWGFGFLRMGTTGLVAQAHGAGDAAGIRLNVLRALIVAFALGAAVLALQVPLLSFALTAMGGSDAVRATALAYGHARIWSAPFALANYVVLGYLLGVQRVRLALVAQVFINAVNIGAVLLYVYGFGWGIAGIGAATATADACGFALGAWMLWCLRPRGLAPLAAGALADRAALKRLIALNRDIFLRTLCLLGAFGWFAHLGAKQGDATLAANALLLNFQTFMAYGLDGFAHAAEALVGAAAGARDRVAFRRAVRVTVLWSALGALLFALVYWAAGGWIVARLTDQAGIRAVALQYLPWAAISPIVSVWGFLLDGVFIGATQTQSLMRAMIASFAIFIAATLAAVGPFGNHGLWFALLLFMVARGATLARYLPALTQRIGADDAPAAGA comes from the coding sequence ATGTCCGAATCCGCATTGCCGCATGGGGCGGGCACTGGGTCGGCCGCCGTCTCGCACCGGCGCGTCCTCGCCCTCGCCTTCCCGATCGTCCTTGCGAACCTGACCCAGCCGATCCTCGGCGCGGTCGACACGGCCGTCGCCGGCCACCTCGATGGCGCGCAGTATCTCGGCGGCGTCGCGCTCGGCGGGCTGTTCTTCAACTTCGTGTTCTGGGGCTTCGGCTTCCTGCGCATGGGCACGACCGGCCTCGTCGCCCAGGCGCATGGCGCCGGCGACGCCGCCGGCATCCGGCTCAACGTACTGCGTGCGCTGATCGTCGCGTTCGCGCTCGGCGCCGCCGTGCTCGCACTGCAGGTGCCGCTGCTGTCGTTCGCGCTGACCGCGATGGGCGGCAGCGACGCTGTCCGCGCGACGGCGCTGGCCTATGGCCACGCACGAATCTGGAGCGCGCCGTTCGCGCTCGCGAACTACGTCGTGCTCGGCTATCTGCTCGGCGTGCAGCGCGTGCGGCTCGCGCTTGTCGCGCAGGTCTTCATCAATGCAGTGAACATCGGTGCCGTGCTGCTGTACGTGTACGGCTTCGGCTGGGGTATCGCCGGGATCGGTGCAGCAACCGCGACCGCGGATGCGTGCGGCTTCGCGCTCGGCGCATGGATGCTGTGGTGCCTGCGCCCGCGCGGCCTCGCGCCGCTGGCCGCGGGTGCCTTGGCGGATCGTGCGGCACTCAAGCGGCTGATCGCGCTCAATCGCGACATCTTCCTGCGCACGCTATGCCTGCTCGGCGCGTTCGGCTGGTTCGCGCACCTGGGCGCCAAACAGGGCGATGCGACGCTCGCGGCCAACGCATTGCTGCTCAATTTCCAGACCTTCATGGCATACGGGCTCGACGGCTTCGCGCATGCGGCCGAGGCGCTCGTCGGCGCGGCAGCCGGCGCGCGCGACCGCGTCGCATTCCGGCGGGCCGTACGTGTCACGGTGCTGTGGTCCGCGCTCGGCGCACTGCTGTTCGCGCTCGTCTACTGGGCGGCCGGCGGCTGGATCGTCGCACGGCTGACCGACCAAGCTGGGATCCGTGCGGTCGCGCTGCAATACCTGCCGTGGGCGGCGATCTCGCCGATCGTGTCCGTGTGGGGGTTCCTGCTCGACGGCGTGTTCATCGGCGCGACGCAGACGCAATCGCTGATGCGCGCGATGATCGCGTCGTTCGCGATCTTCATCGCCGCAACGCTGGCGGCTGTCGGCCCGTTCGGCAATCATGGGCTGTGGTTCGCGCTGCTGCTGTTCATGGTCGCGCGCGGCGCGACGCTCGCGCGCTACCTGCCGGCGCTGACGCAGCGGATCGGCGCCGACGACGCCCCCGCAGCCGGCGCCTGA
- a CDS encoding DUF2288 domain-containing protein, with translation MSSDQHESAAGASHSPLYAKLLGETAKIDWCDLERFFAQGKLLSVARDLDLVSVAEAIAGDDAEQVTRWLSSGLVTRMPAETASDFAARNPELWAVVVSPWVCVQERA, from the coding sequence ATGTCCTCCGACCAACACGAATCCGCCGCGGGCGCGTCGCACAGCCCGCTCTACGCCAAACTCCTCGGCGAAACCGCCAAGATCGACTGGTGCGATCTCGAGCGCTTCTTCGCGCAGGGCAAGCTGCTGTCGGTTGCACGCGATCTCGATCTCGTCAGCGTCGCGGAAGCGATCGCCGGCGATGACGCCGAACAGGTCACGCGTTGGCTGTCGTCCGGTCTCGTCACGCGCATGCCGGCGGAAACCGCCTCCGACTTCGCCGCACGCAATCCGGAGCTGTGGGCGGTCGTCGTGTCGCCGTGGGTCTGCGTACAGGAACGCGCCTGA
- a CDS encoding acyl-CoA synthetase, translated as MLPAADCYDNLLSRFAWDVPARYNIGVDVCDKWADGSGRLALIHETAQGDVSRLTFDDLRNVSNRFANSLARAGLQRGDRIAIFLAQGPETAIAHLAAYKLGAIAVPLFTLFGADALEYRLENSEAAALVTDAAGYAKIAPLRARLPALRTCYCIGDDAPDAPGVLRFDAALAAESPDFVPADTAADDPAVIIYTSGTTGKPKGALHAHRVLLGHLPGVEMSQQCFPRDARLFWTPADWAWIGGLLDVLLPSWHHGVPVLARRFEKFDGEAAFALMARHGVTHAFLPPTALKLMRAVPAPSERHALALKSVASGGESLGTELTAWGRDALGVTINEFYGQTECNMVLSSCAALFDARPGAIGKAVPGHAVAIVDEHGTPLPPGVEGHIAVRRPDPVMFLEYWRNPAATRDKFAGDYLLTGDTGTIDADGFVRFIGRDDDVITSAGYRIGPGPIEDCLLTHPAVRMAAVVGAPDPTRTEIVKAFVVLNPGHVGDDALVHALQAHVRTRLAAHEYPRAIAFVDSLPMTATGKIVRRALRGA; from the coding sequence ATGCTGCCAGCCGCCGACTGCTACGACAACCTCCTCTCCCGCTTCGCGTGGGACGTTCCGGCCCGCTACAACATCGGCGTGGACGTCTGCGACAAGTGGGCCGACGGCAGCGGACGGCTCGCGCTGATTCACGAAACGGCACAAGGCGACGTGTCCCGCCTCACGTTCGACGACCTGAGGAATGTTTCTAACCGTTTCGCAAATAGCCTCGCGCGGGCGGGTTTGCAACGTGGCGACCGGATCGCCATCTTCCTCGCGCAGGGTCCGGAAACGGCCATCGCCCATCTCGCCGCGTACAAGCTCGGCGCGATCGCGGTGCCGCTGTTCACGCTGTTCGGCGCCGACGCGCTCGAATACCGGCTCGAGAACAGCGAAGCCGCCGCGCTCGTCACCGATGCCGCCGGGTACGCGAAGATCGCGCCGCTGCGCGCGCGACTGCCGGCGCTGCGCACCTGCTACTGCATCGGCGACGATGCGCCCGACGCGCCCGGCGTGCTGCGTTTCGACGCCGCACTCGCGGCCGAATCGCCGGATTTCGTGCCGGCGGACACCGCCGCCGACGACCCGGCGGTCATCATCTATACGTCCGGGACGACCGGGAAGCCGAAAGGCGCGCTCCATGCGCATCGCGTGCTGCTGGGTCATCTGCCGGGCGTCGAGATGTCGCAGCAGTGCTTTCCGCGCGACGCACGCCTGTTCTGGACACCGGCCGACTGGGCGTGGATCGGCGGACTCCTCGACGTGCTGCTGCCGTCATGGCACCACGGCGTTCCCGTGCTCGCTCGCCGCTTCGAGAAGTTCGACGGCGAAGCCGCATTCGCACTGATGGCGCGACATGGCGTGACCCACGCGTTCCTGCCGCCGACCGCGCTGAAGCTGATGCGCGCGGTGCCCGCGCCGAGCGAGCGTCACGCGCTGGCGCTGAAATCGGTCGCGAGCGGCGGGGAATCGCTTGGCACCGAGCTGACAGCCTGGGGACGCGACGCGCTCGGCGTGACGATCAACGAGTTCTACGGACAGACCGAATGCAACATGGTGCTGTCGTCGTGCGCGGCGCTGTTCGACGCGCGGCCCGGTGCGATCGGCAAGGCCGTGCCGGGCCACGCGGTCGCGATCGTCGACGAGCACGGCACGCCGCTGCCGCCCGGCGTCGAGGGGCACATCGCCGTGCGCCGCCCCGACCCGGTGATGTTCCTCGAATACTGGCGCAATCCCGCCGCGACCCGCGACAAGTTCGCGGGCGACTACCTGCTTACCGGCGACACCGGCACGATCGACGCCGACGGCTTCGTGCGCTTCATCGGCCGCGACGACGACGTGATCACGAGCGCCGGCTACCGGATCGGCCCAGGGCCGATCGAGGACTGCCTGCTCACGCATCCGGCGGTGCGGATGGCGGCCGTCGTCGGCGCACCCGATCCGACGCGCACGGAAATCGTCAAGGCGTTCGTCGTGCTGAACCCCGGCCATGTCGGCGACGACGCGCTCGTGCACGCGCTGCAGGCCCACGTGCGTACTCGTCTGGCCGCGCACGAGTATCCGCGCGCGATCGCGTTCGTCGACAGCCTTCCGATGACGGCAACCGGCAAGATCGTCCGCCGCGCGCTGCGCGGCGCGTGA
- a CDS encoding peptidoglycan DD-metalloendopeptidase family protein has product MFGTTTKRLFAAACAALLVACGSAPVGPGYYRVERGDTLYKIARENRTSMANIVRWNQITNPDAIEVGQVLRVAPPPGTTTASTTGTGSAGRNRPAPSAPVESAVKPATSIALIWPAAGNVVRSFDGSKSKGIDIANAAGTPVLAAAPGTVVYAGNGLRGYGNLIILKHNADYLTAYAHNRALLVKEGQSVTQGQTIAEMGNSDSDRVALHFELRYGGRSIDPARYLPAR; this is encoded by the coding sequence ATGTTCGGAACAACAACGAAGCGGCTTTTCGCGGCCGCCTGCGCCGCACTGCTCGTCGCGTGCGGCTCCGCACCCGTCGGCCCGGGCTACTACCGCGTCGAGCGCGGCGACACGCTCTACAAGATCGCGCGCGAGAATCGCACGTCGATGGCCAACATCGTGCGCTGGAACCAGATCACGAATCCCGACGCGATCGAGGTCGGCCAGGTGCTGCGCGTCGCGCCGCCGCCCGGCACGACGACTGCGTCGACCACCGGCACCGGCAGCGCGGGCCGCAACCGCCCCGCGCCTTCAGCGCCGGTCGAATCGGCCGTCAAGCCGGCCACCAGCATCGCGCTGATCTGGCCGGCCGCCGGCAACGTGGTGCGCAGCTTCGACGGCTCGAAATCCAAGGGCATCGATATCGCGAACGCCGCGGGTACGCCGGTGCTGGCCGCCGCACCGGGCACCGTCGTCTATGCGGGCAACGGATTGCGCGGCTATGGCAACCTGATCATCCTCAAGCACAATGCCGATTATCTGACGGCGTACGCGCACAACCGTGCGCTGCTCGTGAAGGAAGGTCAGTCGGTCACGCAGGGGCAGACGATTGCCGAAATGGGCAACAGCGACAGCGATCGCGTCGCGCTGCACTTCGAGCTGCGCTACGGCGGCCGCTCGATCGATCCGGCACGCTACCTGCCGGCGCGCTGA
- a CDS encoding aldose epimerase yields the protein MPIFQQHDIHELHAGPSLVRVAPQFGGRLLSWHVDGEPVIFWPEAADWSNLARVRGGNPLLFPFLGRHRVDGELGRWRDAAGVVRELPMHGFARDLPFAAQPSADGAALSMTLDANDALRDSYPFDFRFETTYRLADAHTLDVALTTTNRGDTPLPYYAGHHFYFALPHGERAQTTLELPPTRRCMQRADGSISPFEPGEASYSLGDPDILDRFHCLDGAPSEPVRIVMPGRGRTIEIALDVPGSIPWYAVTTWTEKPESDFYCVEPWLGLPDAIHNGLGLRMLAPGAIETATLRIRLLPLAG from the coding sequence ATGCCGATCTTCCAGCAGCACGACATTCATGAACTTCACGCCGGCCCGTCGCTCGTCCGGGTCGCCCCGCAATTCGGCGGCCGCTTGCTGTCGTGGCACGTCGACGGCGAGCCGGTCATCTTCTGGCCGGAAGCCGCCGACTGGAGCAACCTCGCGCGCGTGCGCGGCGGCAATCCGCTGCTGTTCCCGTTCCTCGGCCGCCATCGCGTCGACGGTGAACTGGGCCGCTGGCGCGATGCCGCCGGCGTGGTCCGCGAGCTGCCGATGCACGGTTTCGCGCGCGACCTGCCGTTCGCGGCACAACCGTCGGCCGACGGCGCCGCACTGTCGATGACGCTTGATGCGAACGACGCGCTGCGCGACAGCTACCCGTTCGATTTCCGGTTCGAGACGACCTACCGGCTCGCCGACGCGCACACGCTCGACGTCGCGCTCACCACGACCAACCGCGGCGACACGCCGCTGCCCTACTACGCAGGCCACCATTTCTACTTCGCGCTGCCACACGGCGAGCGCGCGCAGACCACGCTCGAGCTGCCGCCGACGCGACGCTGCATGCAGCGCGCCGACGGCTCGATCAGCCCGTTCGAGCCCGGCGAAGCGTCGTACAGCCTCGGCGACCCGGACATTCTCGACCGCTTCCACTGCCTCGACGGCGCGCCGTCCGAGCCGGTGCGCATCGTGATGCCGGGCCGCGGCCGCACGATCGAGATCGCGCTCGACGTCCCGGGCTCGATCCCGTGGTACGCGGTCACGACCTGGACGGAGAAGCCGGAATCGGACTTCTACTGCGTCGAGCCGTGGCTTGGCCTGCCGGACGCGATCCACAACGGCCTCGGGCTGCGCATGCTTGCACCGGGCGCGATCGAAACGGCCACGCTGCGGATTCGGCTGCTGCCGCTCGCCGGCTGA
- a CDS encoding undecaprenyl-diphosphate phosphatase: MSLWFLVFLSVLQGVTELFPVSSLGHTLLVPALFGMHIDKHAPQLLPFLVALHLGTALALLWYFRARWIALISGFFAQLGGRKNDDGHLMWALIIGTIPTGIVGLLLEKRIERVFHDLRIVAIALIINGVLLWIGDRIQRSRAHQPPEKMTFQQAFFVGLAQIGALIPGFSRSGLTMIAGNAAGLTAEKAAEFSFLLGTPIIFAAGVLELPKLFHARDQLADALLGGVLTAIAAYLSVRFLMRYFEGRGRLASFGLYCVIAGVFCLGWFMLHPQPV; the protein is encoded by the coding sequence GTGAGTCTCTGGTTTCTGGTATTCCTGAGCGTCCTGCAGGGCGTCACCGAACTTTTCCCCGTCAGCAGTCTCGGCCACACGCTGCTCGTGCCCGCGCTGTTCGGCATGCACATCGACAAGCACGCGCCGCAGTTGCTGCCGTTCCTCGTTGCGCTGCACCTCGGCACCGCGCTCGCGCTGCTCTGGTATTTCCGCGCACGCTGGATCGCGCTGATCAGCGGCTTCTTCGCGCAGCTCGGCGGCCGCAAGAACGACGACGGGCACCTGATGTGGGCGCTGATCATCGGCACGATTCCGACCGGGATCGTCGGCCTGTTGCTGGAGAAGCGCATCGAGCGCGTCTTCCACGACCTGCGGATCGTCGCGATCGCGCTGATCATCAACGGCGTGCTGCTGTGGATCGGCGATCGGATTCAGCGCAGCCGTGCGCACCAGCCGCCCGAAAAGATGACGTTCCAGCAGGCGTTCTTCGTGGGCCTTGCGCAGATCGGCGCGCTGATTCCGGGGTTCTCGCGCAGCGGGCTGACCATGATCGCCGGTAACGCGGCCGGGTTGACGGCGGAAAAGGCGGCGGAGTTTTCGTTCCTGCTCGGCACGCCGATCATTTTCGCGGCGGGCGTGCTCGAACTGCCGAAGCTGTTCCACGCGCGCGACCAGCTCGCCGACGCGCTGCTCGGTGGCGTGCTGACGGCAATTGCCGCTTATCTGAGCGTGCGGTTCCTGATGCGCTATTTCGAAGGCCGCGGGCGGCTGGCTTCGTTCGGCTTGTATTGCGTGATTGCCGGCGTGTTTTGTCTCGGGTGGTTCATGCTGCATCCGCAGCCGGTTTGA
- a CDS encoding phage terminase small subunit P27 family, whose protein sequence is MPRKSNVTKALAGTLRADRLKGIAADQLTVAPPPPDGMSLRAAAEWDRVAPLVVSLGLLSASDLRALELLAETLATEAQLRETLDREGLTIATGTGGSKAHPALRALSDARAQAARLLDAFGLSPRGRQAIDAPPPLPAENPYAAFVKSVRPQR, encoded by the coding sequence ATGCCCCGCAAGTCGAATGTAACCAAGGCACTAGCCGGAACCTTGCGCGCTGACCGCCTCAAAGGCATCGCTGCCGATCAATTGACCGTCGCGCCGCCACCGCCGGACGGCATGTCATTACGTGCGGCTGCGGAATGGGACCGCGTCGCGCCGCTCGTCGTGAGCTTGGGTCTGTTGAGCGCTTCCGACCTACGCGCGCTCGAACTGCTTGCCGAAACATTGGCAACGGAGGCGCAGTTGCGCGAGACGCTGGACCGTGAAGGATTGACGATTGCGACCGGAACCGGCGGAAGCAAGGCGCATCCGGCGCTGCGCGCGCTGAGCGACGCGCGCGCCCAAGCGGCCCGGCTGCTCGATGCATTCGGCCTAAGTCCGCGCGGACGGCAAGCTATCGACGCGCCGCCGCCGTTGCCCGCTGAAAATCCCTATGCCGCGTTCGTGAAGTCAGTTCGGCCGCAACGTTGA
- a CDS encoding ATP-dependent nuclease, protein MNDLKIKIENVKNIKSAEIEFPLEQSLSLIVGSNGSGKSTILLALSQAIRNSLKSLESDDYDASSKVEIGLDGKVDVWSGANGWSPFNQAVSLRGMYEGSLFYGTRFNDSRTVDSHLKSGKIADRDIVDADDYVKEKLSQILTGTANKYKDLKRIKNRAIAQKLNLTSTPYFNSINGNLISQYRMSSGECLLISLLHFVYNAIVRRSLANDQLILVLIDEIELALHPIAVSRFIDLINELVQSTPNLMVILTSHSPEVIRKIQPKNIYKIENNSGIVDVVNPGYPSYVIRDVYRHDGFDYLLLVEDILAKVLVEKVLESKNLGSSKLVHVVPVGGYTNVLTLQRDLLRGNVLGVGREIISILDGDIADKVPKDFSDLKKLFLPIKSIEKFLYSIVIDGTNPPLKKTINDKYFQLDSLDSLAAEHNEKYKGKVDQPDKKFYYRLRKNLEARGIDELMFAQKLSDDIMRAISFEKFSNSIESLLNK, encoded by the coding sequence ATGAACGATCTAAAAATTAAAATCGAGAATGTAAAAAATATAAAATCCGCTGAAATTGAATTTCCGTTAGAGCAAAGTCTAAGTCTGATTGTTGGCAGTAACGGGAGTGGCAAAAGTACGATATTGCTGGCGCTTTCTCAGGCAATCCGAAATTCTCTAAAATCACTTGAATCCGATGATTATGATGCGTCTTCAAAAGTCGAAATCGGCCTCGACGGGAAGGTTGATGTCTGGTCCGGAGCAAATGGTTGGTCTCCATTCAATCAAGCGGTCTCCTTAAGAGGGATGTACGAAGGGAGTCTATTTTACGGGACGCGATTCAATGATTCTCGAACCGTAGATAGCCATCTTAAGTCCGGAAAGATTGCGGATAGGGATATTGTGGATGCGGACGACTACGTCAAAGAGAAGCTGAGCCAAATTCTCACAGGTACGGCGAACAAATACAAAGACCTTAAGCGAATTAAAAATCGCGCAATAGCGCAAAAACTCAACCTGACAAGCACCCCTTATTTTAACTCCATTAATGGAAATCTAATTAGCCAGTATCGAATGAGCTCAGGTGAGTGCCTCTTAATCTCGCTCCTTCATTTTGTCTACAATGCAATTGTGCGGCGCTCGCTCGCTAATGATCAGCTGATTCTGGTTCTCATCGATGAAATCGAACTAGCTCTGCATCCGATTGCGGTTAGTCGATTTATAGACCTGATCAATGAGCTTGTGCAAAGCACGCCTAACCTGATGGTTATTTTGACTTCGCACTCGCCCGAGGTTATTCGAAAAATTCAACCAAAGAATATCTACAAAATCGAAAATAATTCAGGCATCGTGGATGTAGTCAATCCGGGCTATCCAAGCTACGTTATCCGCGACGTATATCGACATGACGGATTCGACTATCTTTTGTTGGTTGAGGACATTCTCGCAAAAGTGCTGGTTGAAAAGGTTCTAGAGTCGAAAAATCTCGGGTCAAGTAAATTAGTGCATGTCGTTCCAGTTGGGGGTTACACCAACGTCCTCACGTTGCAGCGTGACCTATTGCGCGGGAATGTCTTGGGTGTTGGCCGAGAAATAATAAGCATTCTTGATGGGGATATAGCGGACAAGGTTCCAAAGGACTTTTCCGACCTCAAGAAGCTCTTTCTCCCAATAAAAAGTATTGAAAAATTCCTTTACTCTATTGTAATTGATGGCACCAACCCGCCCCTCAAAAAAACAATAAATGATAAATATTTTCAACTGGATTCTTTGGACTCGTTGGCTGCCGAGCATAACGAGAAGTACAAAGGGAAGGTCGATCAACCGGATAAGAAATTCTATTATCGCCTGCGCAAAAATCTCGAGGCGCGTGGAATCGATGAGCTTATGTTTGCTCAAAAGCTATCGGACGACATCATGCGAGCAATCTCGTTTGAAAAATTTTCAAATAGTATCGAGTCTTTGCTGAACAAGTAA
- a CDS encoding YfjI family protein, translating to MNEHISDDVYADAVETDANAKARNVQRATQEVEEVHEPIFDQRSGVSLWPDPQPLIVNIEPMEYPVEVLPSCIRAAVDEVCGFVKAPLPLVASCAIAALSLAIQAHFDVKRADRLIGPVGLYVVVVADSGERKSTCDSFFMRAIREYEAEQAQAAQRSLSDYRADIQAWESKVGGVKEHIRQATKGGKSTIALEEELRKLEIAKPRAPRVPRLLYADATPEALAFSLGKQWPSGGVVSSEAGFVFGSHGMGADSVMRNLSMLNQLWDGNTLTIDRRTSDSFTVRGARLTVAFQVQDATIRAFFQKTGALARGTGFMARFLVAWPQSTQGFRPFTEAPENWPHMEAFNQRVKEILNQSAPVNEHGELEPALLSLDPAAKEAWVRFHDAVEGQLSSGGELYDVRDVASKSADNAARLAALFHVFSGATGSIGSDAFESASSIVAWHLSESKRFFSELAVSDGDVDAARLDAWLIEHCNTQRTRAVDKSRAMQFGPLRNAASLSAALQALATLDRLRVVKEGKKTVIHLNPALINGGA from the coding sequence GTGAACGAACACATCTCGGATGACGTATATGCGGACGCCGTCGAAACCGATGCAAACGCGAAAGCACGTAACGTCCAGCGAGCAACGCAAGAAGTGGAAGAAGTGCATGAACCGATCTTTGATCAAAGAAGCGGTGTGAGCCTATGGCCCGACCCGCAGCCGCTCATCGTCAATATCGAGCCGATGGAATATCCCGTCGAGGTGTTGCCATCTTGCATCCGCGCCGCTGTCGATGAGGTTTGTGGCTTCGTTAAGGCCCCGCTACCGCTGGTTGCGTCGTGCGCCATCGCGGCATTGAGCCTTGCGATACAAGCGCACTTCGATGTGAAGAGAGCTGATCGACTAATCGGGCCTGTCGGCTTGTACGTAGTCGTCGTGGCCGACAGCGGCGAACGAAAATCAACCTGTGACAGCTTTTTCATGCGAGCTATTCGGGAATACGAAGCCGAGCAGGCGCAGGCCGCGCAACGTTCCCTGAGCGACTATCGCGCCGACATTCAGGCGTGGGAGTCGAAGGTCGGCGGCGTCAAGGAGCACATCCGGCAAGCCACAAAGGGCGGAAAGTCGACGATTGCCCTTGAAGAAGAGCTACGTAAGCTTGAGATCGCAAAACCACGGGCACCGCGCGTGCCGCGCCTTCTTTATGCGGACGCGACGCCCGAAGCACTTGCATTCTCACTGGGCAAGCAATGGCCGTCTGGCGGCGTTGTATCTTCCGAAGCGGGGTTTGTTTTCGGCTCGCACGGGATGGGCGCGGATTCGGTCATGCGTAACCTCTCGATGCTGAATCAGCTTTGGGACGGTAACACGTTGACCATCGATAGGCGCACGTCCGACTCGTTCACGGTGCGCGGCGCACGCCTGACAGTCGCATTTCAGGTTCAGGACGCGACGATTCGCGCATTCTTTCAGAAGACAGGGGCACTCGCGCGCGGTACCGGCTTCATGGCCCGATTTCTCGTAGCGTGGCCGCAATCAACGCAGGGGTTTCGCCCTTTCACGGAGGCACCAGAAAACTGGCCACACATGGAGGCGTTCAATCAGCGCGTGAAGGAAATCTTGAACCAGAGCGCGCCGGTGAACGAGCATGGCGAACTCGAACCCGCGCTACTGTCGCTCGACCCAGCCGCGAAAGAGGCATGGGTGCGGTTTCACGATGCCGTTGAGGGGCAACTATCGAGTGGCGGCGAGCTTTACGACGTGCGCGACGTGGCGAGCAAGTCAGCAGACAACGCAGCACGATTGGCCGCGCTCTTTCACGTATTTAGCGGCGCGACCGGGTCGATTGGTTCGGATGCGTTCGAGAGCGCATCGAGCATCGTTGCGTGGCACCTGTCCGAGTCGAAACGTTTTTTCTCCGAGCTTGCGGTATCTGACGGCGATGTTGACGCGGCGCGATTGGACGCTTGGCTGATTGAGCATTGCAATACGCAGCGTACGCGCGCCGTCGATAAAAGCCGAGCGATGCAATTTGGGCCGCTGCGCAACGCCGCGTCGTTGAGCGCCGCATTGCAAGCGCTGGCGACACTAGACCGGCTGCGCGTCGTCAAGGAAGGAAAGAAGACCGTTATTCACCTGAACCCGGCGCTTATCAACGGGGGCGCGTAA